The genomic interval AAGGGTGATGTCAACGCCATCAATTATTTCATCGCTCAGAAGTACACTGAGGCGTTACAGAGTATCGCCTCGGCTGAGAATCAGAAAGTGATTATGATGCCGCTGGAGGCTTCGAGCCTGATCGGCTCCATCGGAGGCATCTCTGAGATCGTTAAATCACTCGGTGAGAAAGGTGTGGGGGGTGGGTCCTAATGTCCTGGTTAGAGGGCGTGACCTATTGGCAATGGTGGGTGCTGGCTGTTTTTCTGATTATTCTTGAGGTCTTCTCTCCCGGTGCCTTTTTTCTCTGGATGGGGGTTTCGGCCGGCGTTGTAGGTTTGGTGCTCATGCTGGTCCCTGGGTTGGACTGGGAGTTTCAGGTACTGAGCTTTGCCGTTTTTAGCGTTATCAGTGTGATTGCCTGGCGTTTTGTGCTGAAAAGCAACCCAACAGCGACCGATCAACCGGCTCTTAATCGGCGGGGTGAGCAGTATTTGGATCGGGTGTTTACCCTGGAAACACCGGTGATTAACGGCCAGGGGCGAATCCGTGTGGATGATACGACCTGGAAAATCCACGGCCCGGACTGTCCGGCCGGTAGTCGGGTGCAGGTTGTGGGTGTTGATGGGGTGGTCTTGCGGGTGGAGCTGTCTGGTTGATGTGTCTAACTGGATCCTTTGGCATGAGGGTATCGAACTAAGGAAGCGTTGAACGAATTATAAGCGATTATCTTGTCCTCAGGAGGCGAAATATCTGCACTTAAAATCCTAACAATAGCTTGCTGTCAGCTATGATCTTTGCCTTGATCTCGCCTCTATATGAACACGAATTCAGTATGCGCCCGAATCTATGGGAAGTTTACAAATGTATAATAAAAAAGCAGTTAAATACTATGAAGAAGGCAGAGAGTTTCATCAAAACGGAAAGTTATCAGCTGCTGAGCGAGCATATAAAAAAGCTATAAGAGCCAACCACGATTTTGTTGAGGCGCATAATAATCTCGGGAATGTTTTTCTAGACAGTGGGCGACTTAAAGAGGCCGCCGTCGCCTACACGAAGGCACTGAAACTTCTTCCAGCCCACCCGGTTTTACTAAATAATTTGGGTAATGTCCTTCAGTTACGAGGTGAAAATGAAAAGGCAATTAGTTGGTTAAATAAAGCAATCGCTAATGACCCTGGTTATGCAGATGCTTACAGTAACTTAGGCAATGCGTTAGCAGGTCTGGGCCGTTTCGAAAAAGCGGCAGCTTCTTATAGGCAGGCGATAACAATTAGTCCAGGTCTTGCAGATGCATATAACAATCTAGGTGGTGTGTTGAGAAAGTTGGGTGAATTGGATGACGCAGTTACAAATTTTCTGAAAGCTATTGGGATCGATTCTGAACATAAAGAAGCACACAACGGGCTTGGTAATGCGTTGAAGGATCAAGGTAGACTAGAAGAGGCAATAACGTCATATAGGCGAGCTATTAAAATCGATCCTAAGCATAAAGAGGCATGTAACGGACTTGGTAATGCGTTGAAGGATCAAGGTAGACCTGAAGAAGCAGTAGCATCATATAGGCGAGCTATTGAAATCGATCCTGAGCATAAAGAGGCATACAATGGGCTTGGTAACGCGCTGAAGGATCAAGGGAGGCTTGAAGATGCAATAGCATCATATAGGCGGGCTATTGGAATTTCCCCAAATAACATCGCCTCAGTATCCTCTCTTTTTGACTGTTTTCGGTTGGTTTGCGACTGGAAGAACGCAAAAATCACATCAGATAGGTTGGACAAAATACAGGAATCAACCATCGATGCATTTGATCAGCTTCCGGCTCCACCATTCATAAATTTATATAGAGAAGCCGACTCGACCACTCTTCTGAATAGCACAAGAGAATGGTGTGACTACAATCTTCATAAATATTATAAATCCCGCCCATTTTCTTTTCTAAAGAATGGCGTCTGTGGGAGATCTAAGATTAGAGTTGGTTACATCTCTCACGATTTCAGGGATCACCCTGTTGGGCTTCTTGTGCACAACCTTTTTCAACATCACGACCGCAATAGATTTCAGATCTATACATATTCATATGGGCCGGATGATGGTAGTGATTACAGACAATCGGTCATTTCTGGGAGTGATTACTATTGTGATATAACTGATCTTGACCATTTGAGCGCAGCGAAAAAAGTGTTTGATGATCAGATAGATATTCTAGTTGACCTCACTGGCTTTACCAGAGGTGGGCGTTATGAGATATGTGCATATAAACCAGCTCCGATTCAGATTAATTATCTTGGATTTCCTGGTTCAAGTGGATCAGATCATTTCGACTACGTGATTACTGACTGGACATTAAGCCCGGCCGGCTATGAGAATTCATTTTCTGAGAAACTTATCCGCCTACCTGACTGTTATCAGGTAAATAGCCAAGAGATTCAGTTAACCAACTATGGTTATACTCGCGCAAATTTCGCGCTGCCTGATGATGCAATCATATTCTGCTCATTCAATAACCCAAGAAAGATAGACGAGCATGTATTCAGGTCATGGATGAGAATATTATCCACTGTAGATAGAAGTGTATTGTGGCTGATAGAAAATAATGAACAATTGACTAAGAATCTTAGCGATCAAGCAAAGAGATCAGGAGTTGATCCATCTAGATTGATATTTTCCAAGACTGTTCCATTACAAGAGCATATGGAGAGGCATGCATTGGCTGATATTGCCCTGGATCCATTCAGCTACAACGGGGGAATTACAACGAGCCTATCTTTACATGCAAATGTTCCAGTGGTGACTTTGCAGGGGGGGCACTATATCTCGAGAATGTCTTCTAGTCTTCTGCGTGCAGTATCCTTATCGGAGTTGATTGCTCATTCTGTTGAGGAGTATGAAGAGATTGTGATTAGGTTGGCCAAAGATAGGGGGTTCTTGTCCGACACCAAGAGTAAGTTAGCATTTAATACTACTAATGGTCCTTTGTTTAATGCATCTAGGTTTTGTGAGAATATTGAAAAGTCTTTTGTAGAGGTGTGTGGGAAATATATTGATGGCGAATCACCAGCTCATATCGATATTAAATAAGAGTCTTCTCTAAATAGGAAGTAATATCCGAAGCAGATGTTTGCCAGAGTAGTTCGACCGGAAGGTCTTGTACCCTTTTGCGATGGACCGGCTTGCCCCTGCTTTTAGCGCGTACCGAAAACGACGATGGTCTTGCCTTTTACATGAACCAGTCCCTGCTCTTCCAGGTTCTTCAGCACCCTTCCCGCCATTTCACGTGAGCAACCGACGATACGGCCAATCTCCTGGCGGGTGATACGAATCTGCATGCCGTCAGGGTGGGTCATTGCATCCGGTTGTTTGCAGAGCTCCAGTAGTGTACCGGCAATTCTGCCGGTGACATCGAGAAATGCCAGGTGCCCCACTTTTTGGCTGGTATCAAGCAGTCGTTGGGTGAGTTGGCCGCCAACGGCAAAGAGCAAATCCTTCATGTGTGGTTTGAGGTCGGCTTCGAACAGTTGATCCAGCCGCGAGTAGCTGATCTCCGCCAATGTACAATCGGTGCGCGTCCGCACCAGAACGCTTCTGTTTGAATGAGGGATAAACATTCCCATTTCGCCGAGAAAGTCCCCTTTGTTAAGATAGGCAAGTATGATCTCTTTGCCTTCGTCATCCTCGATAAGGACGGTGACAGAGCCTTCCACCAGGTAATAGAGGCTGTCCGCCATGTCACCGGGGTGGATGATGTCCATCTTTGCAGGATATCGCCGCCGGTGACAGAAAGAGAGCAAGGGCTGGAGATAGGCTGGCTCTCTTACTGGTGGTTTTATTATGCTCATAATTCAGGGTTCTCTAGTCAGAGAGGCAGAAGCACTCCTGGCGTTAGAATTCTAGGTTAGCTCCTGGCGGATGTCGAATTTTGGTAGAATATATATCGTTTATTTTTGTGGGAATGTGATGAAAGCACGGGTTAAGTGGGTTGAAGGTACGATGATGGTGGGTGAGTCCGGCAGCGGTCATGCGGTGGTAATGGACGGCCCACCGGATGCCGGAGGGCGTGATATGGGGGTGCGCCCCATGGAGATGCTTCTGTTGGGGCTGGGAGGTTGTACTCAGTTTGATGTGGTCCATATCCTGCGCAAAGGACGCCATCAGGTGAGTCTGTGCGAAGTGGAGTTGGAGGCGGAGCGTGCTGAGACTGAACCAAAGGTATTTACCAAAATTCATGTCCACTTTATTGTCTCCGGCCCTGGCCTGACGGGAAAAGCGGTTGAACGAGCGGTGAAACTCAGTGCCGAGAAGTACTGCTCAGCTTCACTGATGCTTGGGGAAGCGGCTGAAATCACACATGATTTTGAGCTGATTGAGGAGTGAGGTACCGCTCCTACCAAGGTATATCAGAATTACAGCGCATATCTAAAGCCAATAGACAGTACGGGTCATCACCTTGGAGGTCAGTTTCATCGCCAGTTTTATGGGCGCGGGCAGTTTTGCGCCGCCTCCTTTCAGTGCCAGGGTGGCGTGGTGTAGTTCGTCCTCTCTCATCTGCGTAAGTATGGCGCGGCTCTTGTAGTCGTCCGGTGGCAGTTGTTCCAGATGCTCATCAAGGTGGGCGCAGACCTGATACTCGGTCTCTGCTACAAAGCCCAGGCTCCATTTGTCACCCGCCAGGCCGGCGGCAGCGCCGATAGCAAAAGAGCC from Candidatus Sedimenticola sp. (ex Thyasira tokunagai) carries:
- a CDS encoding NfeD family protein, coding for MSWLEGVTYWQWWVLAVFLIILEVFSPGAFFLWMGVSAGVVGLVLMLVPGLDWEFQVLSFAVFSVISVIAWRFVLKSNPTATDQPALNRRGEQYLDRVFTLETPVINGQGRIRVDDTTWKIHGPDCPAGSRVQVVGVDGVVLRVELSG
- a CDS encoding OsmC family protein, translating into MKARVKWVEGTMMVGESGSGHAVVMDGPPDAGGRDMGVRPMEMLLLGLGGCTQFDVVHILRKGRHQVSLCEVELEAERAETEPKVFTKIHVHFIVSGPGLTGKAVERAVKLSAEKYCSASLMLGEAAEITHDFELIEE
- a CDS encoding tetratricopeptide repeat protein, whose product is MYNKKAVKYYEEGREFHQNGKLSAAERAYKKAIRANHDFVEAHNNLGNVFLDSGRLKEAAVAYTKALKLLPAHPVLLNNLGNVLQLRGENEKAISWLNKAIANDPGYADAYSNLGNALAGLGRFEKAAASYRQAITISPGLADAYNNLGGVLRKLGELDDAVTNFLKAIGIDSEHKEAHNGLGNALKDQGRLEEAITSYRRAIKIDPKHKEACNGLGNALKDQGRPEEAVASYRRAIEIDPEHKEAYNGLGNALKDQGRLEDAIASYRRAIGISPNNIASVSSLFDCFRLVCDWKNAKITSDRLDKIQESTIDAFDQLPAPPFINLYREADSTTLLNSTREWCDYNLHKYYKSRPFSFLKNGVCGRSKIRVGYISHDFRDHPVGLLVHNLFQHHDRNRFQIYTYSYGPDDGSDYRQSVISGSDYYCDITDLDHLSAAKKVFDDQIDILVDLTGFTRGGRYEICAYKPAPIQINYLGFPGSSGSDHFDYVITDWTLSPAGYENSFSEKLIRLPDCYQVNSQEIQLTNYGYTRANFALPDDAIIFCSFNNPRKIDEHVFRSWMRILSTVDRSVLWLIENNEQLTKNLSDQAKRSGVDPSRLIFSKTVPLQEHMERHALADIALDPFSYNGGITTSLSLHANVPVVTLQGGHYISRMSSSLLRAVSLSELIAHSVEEYEEIVIRLAKDRGFLSDTKSKLAFNTTNGPLFNASRFCENIEKSFVEVCGKYIDGESPAHIDIK
- the crp gene encoding cAMP-activated global transcriptional regulator CRP, which translates into the protein MSIIKPPVREPAYLQPLLSFCHRRRYPAKMDIIHPGDMADSLYYLVEGSVTVLIEDDEGKEIILAYLNKGDFLGEMGMFIPHSNRSVLVRTRTDCTLAEISYSRLDQLFEADLKPHMKDLLFAVGGQLTQRLLDTSQKVGHLAFLDVTGRIAGTLLELCKQPDAMTHPDGMQIRITRQEIGRIVGCSREMAGRVLKNLEEQGLVHVKGKTIVVFGTR